Proteins encoded in a region of the candidate division WOR-3 bacterium genome:
- a CDS encoding T9SS type A sorting domain-containing protein, with protein sequence RNLTWMYETTPYVGVAILDPPRSTPAANLALIDHALYVYPNSGLQDSIQLKFTAGTIQNPSSNRAYDWSTCNSAGPFTLAPGGSAVAAFAIVGGDNLADLQANADTAYNRYWNWPGVQEKPSGAVINGIKIYPVISHGQPFTLQYGFTQKTNVQVKIYDAIGRLVDQKDFGQLNGSGELRLNFNSQSQGVYFIKLKAGNTTKTAKIIWLR encoded by the coding sequence CGTAATCTGACGTGGATGTATGAGACGACGCCGTATGTCGGGGTGGCGATACTGGATCCGCCGCGTTCGACGCCGGCGGCGAATTTGGCGTTGATTGATCATGCCTTATATGTGTATCCGAACAGTGGATTACAGGACAGCATCCAGCTAAAGTTTACGGCTGGTACGATTCAGAATCCTTCGTCGAATCGTGCGTATGATTGGTCGACGTGTAATTCAGCGGGTCCGTTTACGTTGGCGCCTGGTGGTTCGGCGGTGGCGGCGTTTGCGATTGTTGGTGGTGACAATTTAGCGGATTTACAGGCTAATGCGGATACCGCCTACAACCGCTACTGGAACTGGCCCGGCGTTCAGGAGAAACCGAGCGGTGCTGTGATAAACGGCATAAAGATATATCCCGTGATCTCTCACGGACAGCCGTTCACCCTGCAGTACGGGTTTACTCAAAAAACGAACGTTCAGGTCAAAATATATGACGCCATCGGCCGCTTGGTGGACCAAAAAGACTTCGGTCAGCTGAATGGTTCAGGTGAACTGAGATTGAATTTCAACTCGCAGTCACAGGGTGTCTACTTCATAAAACTCAAGGCAGGTAATACGACGAAGACCGCGAAGATCATCTGGCTCAGATAA
- the trxB gene encoding thioredoxin-disulfide reductase has protein sequence MNEDINDLLIIGAGPAGLTAAIYGARAGLKTMVIERGLPGGNAASTDVIENYPGFPDGIKGIELAEKMKQQALKFGTEIIGTEVKSLEKTDEAIFVRSDGAEYRSKTVIIATGTMPRKLGVPGEEELRGRGISYCATCDGPLFKGRRIAIIGCGNSGLQEGLFLLNFVTHITFVEFLPYITADRILQKRFENESRVQFLLNHELVSINGKERVESITVKNRATNEEKIYETDGVFMYVGMTPFSEFLKGVVELDKAGFVITNEKLETSVSGIFAAGDIRSKKIRQVITACGEGAVAAINAYHYLENLKT, from the coding sequence ATGAACGAAGACATTAATGATTTGTTGATCATCGGTGCAGGTCCGGCGGGATTGACCGCAGCGATTTATGGAGCCCGCGCGGGCTTGAAGACCATGGTTATAGAAAGGGGATTACCTGGAGGAAATGCGGCAAGCACCGATGTGATTGAGAATTATCCGGGGTTTCCCGACGGGATAAAAGGGATTGAACTGGCGGAAAAGATGAAGCAGCAGGCATTGAAATTCGGGACCGAAATTATAGGTACAGAGGTTAAATCTTTAGAGAAGACCGACGAAGCGATCTTTGTTCGAAGTGACGGCGCGGAATACAGGTCAAAGACGGTCATCATCGCTACCGGAACGATGCCCCGTAAACTGGGAGTTCCAGGTGAGGAAGAACTGCGCGGCAGAGGAATTTCTTATTGTGCGACCTGTGACGGTCCTCTTTTTAAAGGACGCAGGATTGCGATTATCGGCTGTGGTAATTCAGGTTTACAGGAGGGATTGTTCCTTCTTAATTTTGTTACACATATCACTTTTGTGGAATTTCTGCCTTACATAACGGCTGACCGCATTTTGCAAAAGCGGTTTGAGAATGAATCAAGGGTGCAGTTTTTACTCAATCACGAGCTTGTCAGTATTAATGGAAAGGAGCGGGTTGAATCTATCACCGTGAAAAATCGTGCAACCAACGAGGAAAAAATTTATGAAACAGACGGTGTATTTATGTATGTGGGGATGACACCCTTCTCGGAATTTTTAAAAGGAGTGGTTGAACTGGATAAAGCAGGATTTGTTATTACAAACGAGAAGCTGGAAACATCAGTTTCCGGCATATTCGCCGCCGGCGACATTCGTTCCAAAAAGATTCGTCAGGTTATTACGGCTTGCGGTGAAGGAGCAGTGGCGGCGATCAATGCATATCACTACCTTGAGAATTTAAAGACATAG
- the ftsZ gene encoding cell division protein FtsZ: MLELVQEPKYMAKIKMIGVGGAGCNTVNYAQGYGIEGVECISVNTDAQVLKLSMASEKLQIGQNLTQGLGAGGDPEIGRKAAEESREQIRDVLKDADMVFITCGEGGGTGTGASPVIAEEAKNSGALVVAVVTTPFEYEGIWRMTNAEKGLEELREHVDTLICIPNQKLVAVSPKEQSIVESFKIGNMVLFNAIKGIAEMITKPGLINLDFADIRTVMIEKGTAVMGLGIAEGENRALQAAQSAISSPLLEDVSIKGAKGLLINITGSDDLTLAETNEAASLIVAETECEPKVITGVVVDKDIGEKVKVMVVATGIKEKVKDEALDFGTKRENLELPTFKRREVKKEGKERVYNENDLEVPTFLRRQID, translated from the coding sequence GGGTTATGGAATCGAAGGAGTTGAATGCATTTCAGTCAATACTGACGCCCAGGTTTTGAAATTGAGTATGGCTTCTGAGAAACTTCAGATCGGTCAGAACCTGACCCAGGGATTGGGAGCAGGCGGTGACCCTGAAATCGGTCGCAAGGCAGCCGAGGAATCACGTGAACAGATCCGCGACGTCCTGAAGGATGCTGATATGGTCTTTATCACCTGCGGCGAAGGCGGTGGAACAGGAACCGGTGCTTCACCGGTGATCGCCGAAGAAGCCAAAAACAGCGGTGCCCTCGTCGTCGCGGTTGTGACCACGCCTTTTGAATATGAAGGAATATGGCGGATGACGAATGCGGAAAAAGGACTCGAGGAATTGAGAGAACATGTGGATACCCTGATCTGTATTCCCAACCAGAAACTTGTCGCCGTCTCTCCGAAAGAACAGTCAATCGTGGAGTCGTTCAAGATCGGTAATATGGTTCTGTTCAATGCAATAAAGGGTATAGCCGAGATGATTACTAAACCGGGACTCATAAATCTTGATTTCGCCGACATCAGGACCGTGATGATTGAAAAAGGCACCGCAGTGATGGGGCTCGGTATTGCCGAAGGAGAGAATCGTGCGCTTCAAGCCGCTCAATCAGCCATCAGTTCTCCATTACTTGAAGATGTTTCAATCAAGGGTGCCAAAGGGTTGCTCATCAATATCACCGGAAGTGATGATCTGACATTAGCGGAGACGAACGAAGCCGCTTCATTGATCGTTGCTGAAACAGAATGTGAGCCGAAGGTTATAACCGGGGTTGTGGTTGATAAAGATATCGGCGAAAAGGTGAAGGTGATGGTCGTGGCGACCGGAATCAAAGAAAAGGTCAAAGATGAAGCACTGGATTTCGGAACGAAGAGAGAGAATCTTGAGCTTCCGACATTCAAAAGACGGGAGGTCAAGAAAGAAGGTAAAGAACGGGTCTACAATGAAAACGATCTGGAAGTTCCGACTTTTTTGAGGAGACAGATCGACTAA